The Sporomusa termitida genome has a window encoding:
- the ygfK gene encoding putative selenate reductase subunit YgfK encodes MGDLMRPVPLPQLIARIFEEYAADRSVFGYPSCHFFQKKNRQTFALFGETIETAVGPAAGPHTQLAQNIVVAYLAGARFIELKTVQEHEPPVAKPCIDADDEGFNTEWSSEFTVEKAYEEYIKAWVLLHLVEEVFGLSQSGRRSFIFNMSAGYNLAGIQSPRMDAYLNNLRDAAQHPYFKQCLAELAALIEDGGFLRGTGLEERLPRLAGITGRISGQVCQSITLSTMHGCPPAEIERICGYLLTEKKLDMYVKLNPTLLTYQGVRAILDRTGFDYVELAAESFQHDLQYTDAVPMLTRLRQLAAAHGRFLGVKLTNTLGSVNFKGKLPGGEMYMSGRALFPLSITLAAKLSAAFQGEMPISFSGGISEHNVTDVFATGIKPVTLATDLLKPGGYARLAAIAARLETAPGWESTKIDVAGLQALAEKALTADYSQKHFRGFRKAAVQGPLPLLDCAAAPCKTACPISQDIPEYIRLVGHKRYAEALALIYEKNALPGITGAICDHACQHNCTRLDYEGCVQIREVKRLAVEQGWEEYRRQYVVPKRRAGLKVAVMGAGPAGLAAAFFLARQGIGATVYETRASAGGTVKHVIPHFRISRETIDNDIQFIRDHGVEFVFNSRPGLTPAELKQQGYKYVVVAVGAGAEKPFTLTAAGDRKPQIIPALQFLAQFNKAASALQLGKQVITIGAGNTAMDASRTALRVPGVEASSIVYRRSLKEMPADRAEYELALADHVAFHFLVKPERIDAAGRLVCQVMRPGRPDAGGRRRSEPTGEYKTFAADTIIVATGEDINAALLAKLGITTAGRQVTNIDNVYVAGDARQGASSIVKCIADGRSAADAICERELPGFLRTAETPARAQCEQAQAITAKKCGLRGAASLTAEGPGQVDVATGDREYSRCLECSYVCNKCVEVCPNRANLPIQVKHGVANYNQIIHLDAFCNECGNCAGFCPWAGRPFTDKLTIFSRRDDFDHSQNNGFLAAGKAVMLRAGGMVTAHTLQNGQLGANGDPAFDQLAAIFNYLYTKRPALFGPVAE; translated from the coding sequence ATGGGAGACTTAATGAGACCGGTTCCCCTGCCCCAGCTTATTGCGCGGATTTTTGAAGAATATGCAGCCGATCGCTCTGTTTTTGGCTATCCTTCCTGCCATTTTTTCCAGAAGAAGAACCGGCAGACCTTTGCCCTGTTTGGCGAAACCATTGAGACGGCCGTAGGCCCCGCTGCCGGGCCCCATACCCAGTTAGCCCAGAATATTGTAGTGGCGTACCTGGCCGGTGCCCGTTTTATCGAGCTGAAAACGGTGCAGGAACATGAGCCGCCTGTCGCCAAACCCTGCATCGACGCCGACGACGAAGGCTTCAACACCGAGTGGTCCAGCGAGTTCACGGTGGAAAAGGCGTATGAGGAGTACATCAAAGCCTGGGTGCTGCTGCACCTGGTCGAGGAGGTTTTCGGCCTTAGCCAAAGCGGCCGGCGTTCCTTTATCTTTAATATGAGCGCCGGTTATAACCTGGCCGGCATTCAGTCGCCGCGCATGGATGCCTACTTAAATAATCTGCGGGACGCTGCGCAGCACCCGTATTTTAAACAATGCCTGGCCGAATTGGCGGCACTGATTGAGGACGGCGGTTTCCTCCGGGGCACGGGCCTGGAAGAGCGGCTGCCGCGGCTGGCCGGGATAACGGGACGCATTTCCGGCCAGGTCTGCCAGTCGATTACCCTGTCGACCATGCACGGCTGTCCGCCGGCCGAAATCGAGCGAATCTGCGGCTATTTGCTGACCGAGAAAAAGCTTGACATGTACGTGAAACTGAATCCTACCCTGCTGACTTACCAGGGGGTGCGCGCCATACTTGACAGGACCGGCTTTGACTATGTCGAACTGGCGGCAGAATCCTTTCAGCATGACCTGCAATATACTGACGCCGTTCCCATGCTGACAAGGCTCAGGCAACTGGCTGCCGCCCACGGGCGTTTCTTGGGCGTTAAGCTGACGAATACGCTGGGTTCGGTCAATTTTAAAGGCAAACTGCCAGGCGGCGAAATGTACATGTCCGGCCGGGCCCTGTTCCCGCTGTCCATTACCCTGGCGGCCAAACTGTCCGCCGCGTTTCAGGGGGAAATGCCGATTTCCTTCTCCGGCGGGATTAGCGAGCACAATGTAACCGACGTATTTGCCACAGGCATTAAACCGGTAACGCTGGCTACCGATCTCTTAAAGCCCGGCGGCTATGCCCGCCTGGCGGCCATTGCCGCGCGACTGGAGACGGCGCCGGGCTGGGAAAGTACCAAAATTGACGTTGCCGGGCTGCAAGCGTTGGCTGAAAAAGCCCTGACTGCCGACTATTCGCAAAAACATTTCCGGGGTTTCCGTAAAGCCGCGGTCCAAGGTCCGCTGCCGCTCCTGGACTGTGCGGCTGCGCCCTGTAAGACGGCCTGTCCCATCAGCCAGGATATTCCCGAGTACATCCGGCTTGTCGGGCACAAGCGCTATGCCGAGGCGCTGGCGCTTATTTATGAAAAAAATGCCCTGCCGGGGATTACCGGCGCAATCTGCGATCATGCCTGCCAGCATAATTGTACCCGGCTGGATTATGAAGGCTGTGTACAAATCCGTGAGGTCAAGCGTCTGGCGGTGGAACAGGGCTGGGAGGAATACCGCCGGCAATATGTAGTGCCTAAACGCCGGGCCGGCTTAAAAGTGGCCGTAATGGGGGCCGGCCCGGCCGGTCTGGCCGCAGCTTTCTTTTTGGCCCGCCAGGGCATCGGCGCGACCGTGTACGAAACACGTGCGAGCGCCGGCGGCACCGTGAAGCACGTTATTCCGCATTTCCGGATCAGCCGGGAGACCATTGACAATGACATTCAATTTATCCGGGACCATGGCGTCGAGTTTGTCTTTAATTCCCGCCCCGGGCTCACACCGGCCGAGCTCAAGCAACAAGGGTACAAGTATGTCGTCGTCGCGGTCGGCGCCGGCGCGGAGAAACCCTTTACCCTTACCGCCGCCGGCGATAGAAAACCGCAAATCATTCCGGCCCTGCAGTTCCTGGCCCAATTCAATAAAGCTGCGTCAGCCCTCCAATTAGGCAAGCAGGTTATTACCATCGGGGCCGGCAACACCGCTATGGACGCCAGCCGCACTGCGCTCCGGGTGCCGGGTGTCGAAGCAAGTTCCATCGTCTACCGCCGCTCGCTGAAAGAAATGCCGGCCGATCGCGCCGAATACGAACTGGCCCTGGCTGATCACGTGGCTTTTCATTTCCTGGTCAAGCCGGAGAGAATTGACGCTGCAGGCCGGCTTGTCTGCCAGGTTATGCGGCCGGGCCGGCCTGACGCCGGCGGCCGCCGGCGCAGCGAGCCTACCGGCGAGTACAAAACCTTTGCCGCCGATACCATCATCGTCGCGACCGGCGAGGATATCAATGCGGCTTTGCTGGCTAAACTGGGCATTACCACAGCGGGCCGGCAAGTCACCAATATCGACAATGTGTATGTAGCCGGCGATGCCCGGCAGGGCGCTTCCTCTATTGTCAAGTGCATAGCCGACGGCCGGAGCGCCGCAGACGCTATTTGTGAACGGGAATTGCCCGGCTTTTTGCGCACCGCCGAGACACCCGCCCGGGCCCAGTGTGAGCAGGCGCAGGCAATTACGGCCAAAAAATGCGGCCTGCGAGGCGCAGCTAGCCTGACGGCCGAAGGCCCGGGCCAAGTTGACGTGGCAACCGGCGACAGAGAATACAGCCGCTGTCTGGAGTGCAGCTATGTCTGCAATAAATGCGTGGAAGTCTGCCCGAACCGCGCCAATCTGCCAATTCAGGTGAAGCATGGCGTCGCCAATTATAATCAGATCATTCACCTTGACGCGTTCTGCAACGAATGCGGCAACTGTGCAGGCTTTTGCCCGTGGGCAGGCCGCCCCTTCACCGATAAGCTTACCATATTCAGCCGCCGCGACGACTTCGACCATAGTCAAAACAACGGCTTCCTGGCGGCGGGTAAGGCCGTAATGCTGCGAGCCGGGGGTATGGTAACTGCCCATACCTTGCAAAACGGACAGCTGGGCGCAAACGGCGATCCGGCCTTCGACCAGCTGGCAGCGATATTTAATTACCTGTACACTAAGCGGCCGGCCTTATTTGGCCCGGTAGCGGAATAG
- a CDS encoding RidA family protein, which translates to MKTIVATDKAPAAIGPYSQAIKANGLLFISGQLPVNPADGVMPAAVADQAGQSLENVMAILAREGLSGKAVVKTTVFLKNMDDFAAVNAVYAQYFTGEFPARACVEVARLPKDALVEIEAVALCK; encoded by the coding sequence ATGAAAACCATTGTTGCCACAGATAAAGCCCCGGCCGCTATCGGCCCGTACTCCCAGGCTATTAAGGCCAACGGCCTGTTATTCATATCCGGGCAATTGCCGGTAAATCCCGCGGACGGCGTCATGCCGGCCGCTGTGGCCGACCAGGCCGGACAATCGCTGGAAAATGTAATGGCCATTCTGGCTAGAGAAGGACTTAGCGGCAAAGCGGTTGTAAAAACAACGGTTTTTCTGAAAAATATGGACGATTTTGCCGCCGTCAACGCGGTGTATGCCCAATATTTTACCGGGGAATTCCCGGCCCGGGCCTGCGTGGAGGTAGCCCGCCTGCCTAAGGATGCACTGGTGGAAATAGAAGCCGTTGCCCTCTGCAAATAA
- the xdh gene encoding selenium-dependent xanthine dehydrogenase, whose product MYSFMLNDQPAVCDTDINLLAYLRDFARLTSVKNGCAEGACGACMVLLEGKAVRACVLTTAKIAGKTLLTVEGLSAREKDIYSWAFAAAGAVQCGFCIPGMVISAKALLGKNACPTAAEVKKALHGNVCRCTGYVKIEQAVLLAAKALRAGFTPPAESDYKVGDRMPRIDARDKVLGLAEYVDDMYVAGMLHAAILRAPSPRALIKRIDIAPALKLAGVAAVVTARDIPGRRRQGHIIPDWPAFIAEGEESRYIGDALAAVAAASKEIAQAAVKLIHVEYEELPPLVSPRQALANDAPPLHPQGNLLAKTVLKRGDADAAIAAARYVVRQRYTTPFTEHAFLEPESALAVPQPDGTLTVYTAGQNVYDDHHGIVSLLGVAETDVRIVSKMVGGGFGGKEDLSVQHHAALLAWHAKQPVKHTLSRQESLLVHPKRHAMEMEFVTACDENGVITAMKAEILADTGAYASLGGPVLQRACTHAAGPYRIANVDITGLGVYTNNPPAGAYRGFGVTQSCFAMETNINLLAEQAGLSQWEIRWRNAIEPGQVLPNGQITDQGTALKETLLAVKAAFDSSPHAGLACAMKNAGIGVGLPDIGRVKLKIANGQVVILTGAACIGQGLVTVMTQIVAETTGLDASRIAAVAPDTSLTPDSGTTTASRQTVFTGEATRQAGLKLKAALAAASLAELEGREFYGEYSGITDPMGSDKPNPVSHVAYGYASQVVIVDEAGRLVQVVAAHDVGKAINPLGVEGQIEGGVVMGLGYALTEDFPLQAGIPQVKFGTLGLFRAGNIPAIQSIIVEKNQAELAYGAKGVGEITSVPTAPAVAAAYLRLDGKVRTDLPLQETPYSRKK is encoded by the coding sequence ATGTACAGCTTTATGCTCAACGATCAGCCGGCCGTTTGTGACACGGATATAAACCTGCTGGCGTACCTGCGGGATTTTGCCCGGCTTACCTCAGTAAAAAACGGCTGCGCCGAAGGCGCCTGCGGGGCGTGTATGGTGCTGCTGGAGGGAAAGGCCGTGCGGGCTTGTGTGCTGACAACGGCCAAAATCGCCGGCAAAACATTGCTTACAGTCGAAGGCTTGTCCGCACGGGAAAAAGATATTTACAGCTGGGCTTTTGCCGCCGCCGGGGCCGTACAGTGCGGTTTCTGCATCCCCGGCATGGTAATCAGCGCCAAGGCGCTGTTAGGTAAAAACGCCTGCCCTACCGCCGCCGAGGTGAAAAAAGCGCTGCACGGCAATGTGTGCCGCTGTACCGGCTATGTCAAAATTGAGCAGGCCGTGCTGCTGGCTGCCAAAGCCCTGCGGGCAGGCTTTACGCCGCCGGCGGAGAGTGACTATAAAGTGGGTGACAGAATGCCGCGCATTGACGCCCGCGACAAAGTACTGGGATTGGCTGAATACGTGGACGACATGTATGTGGCCGGCATGCTGCACGCCGCCATTTTACGGGCTCCGAGCCCGCGGGCGCTGATCAAACGCATTGATATTGCCCCCGCCCTGAAGCTTGCCGGCGTCGCAGCCGTCGTCACCGCCAGGGATATTCCCGGGCGGCGCCGGCAGGGACACATTATTCCCGACTGGCCGGCCTTTATCGCGGAGGGGGAGGAAAGCCGCTATATCGGCGACGCCCTGGCGGCTGTGGCTGCCGCCAGCAAAGAAATCGCCCAGGCGGCCGTCAAACTAATCCATGTGGAGTACGAAGAACTGCCGCCGCTTGTTTCGCCCCGGCAGGCGCTGGCTAACGATGCGCCGCCGCTTCACCCTCAAGGGAACCTGCTGGCCAAAACCGTGCTGAAACGCGGCGACGCCGACGCCGCCATTGCCGCTGCCAGGTATGTTGTCCGCCAGCGTTACACCACGCCGTTTACCGAGCATGCCTTTCTTGAGCCGGAAAGCGCCCTGGCCGTTCCCCAGCCGGACGGCACCCTGACGGTGTATACGGCCGGGCAGAACGTCTACGATGATCATCATGGCATTGTTTCCCTGCTGGGAGTGGCGGAAACCGACGTACGCATTGTCAGCAAAATGGTGGGCGGCGGTTTTGGCGGCAAAGAAGATTTATCCGTGCAGCATCATGCCGCGCTGTTGGCCTGGCATGCCAAACAGCCGGTGAAACATACGCTGAGCCGGCAGGAGAGCCTTTTGGTCCATCCCAAGCGCCATGCCATGGAAATGGAGTTTGTTACGGCCTGTGACGAAAATGGCGTCATTACGGCCATGAAAGCCGAGATTCTGGCCGACACCGGCGCCTATGCCTCACTGGGCGGGCCGGTGTTGCAGCGGGCCTGCACCCATGCCGCCGGGCCGTACCGGATCGCCAATGTGGATATTACCGGCCTGGGTGTCTACACCAATAATCCGCCCGCCGGCGCCTACCGGGGGTTTGGCGTTACCCAGTCCTGTTTCGCCATGGAGACCAATATCAATCTGCTGGCCGAACAGGCAGGCCTGTCCCAGTGGGAAATACGCTGGCGCAATGCCATCGAACCCGGCCAGGTCTTGCCTAACGGCCAAATCACTGATCAGGGCACCGCGCTGAAAGAAACGCTGCTGGCTGTTAAAGCGGCTTTTGACTCCAGTCCTCACGCCGGTCTGGCCTGTGCCATGAAAAATGCCGGTATCGGTGTCGGACTGCCGGACATTGGCCGGGTAAAGCTGAAAATCGCTAATGGTCAGGTCGTCATTCTTACCGGGGCGGCCTGTATCGGCCAGGGTTTGGTCACCGTTATGACCCAGATTGTAGCGGAAACAACAGGCCTGGATGCTTCCCGGATAGCGGCCGTTGCCCCGGATACCAGCCTCACCCCCGACTCCGGCACCACCACCGCCTCCCGGCAGACGGTATTTACCGGCGAGGCCACCCGCCAGGCGGGCCTGAAGCTTAAGGCGGCCCTGGCGGCAGCCTCCCTGGCTGAACTGGAAGGCCGCGAATTTTACGGCGAATACTCGGGGATAACCGACCCCATGGGCTCTGACAAACCCAACCCGGTCAGCCATGTCGCCTATGGCTATGCCAGCCAGGTTGTCATTGTCGATGAAGCCGGCAGGCTGGTTCAAGTGGTTGCCGCCCATGATGTCGGCAAAGCCATTAACCCGCTGGGGGTGGAAGGGCAGATTGAAGGCGGCGTGGTTATGGGCTTAGGCTATGCGCTGACCGAGGACTTTCCGCTTCAGGCCGGCATTCCCCAGGTTAAATTCGGCACGTTAGGCCTCTTCCGGGCCGGCAATATCCCGGCAATACAAAGTATCATCGTCGAAAAGAACCAAGCCGAACTGGCCTATGGGGCCAAAGGCGTGGGCGAAATCACCTCGGTTCCCACCGCCCCGGCCGTAGCCGCCGCGTACCTTAGGCTGGACGGCAAAGTCCGCACCGATTTACCGCTGCAGGAGACGCCCTACAGCCGGAAAAAATGA
- the arcC gene encoding carbamate kinase, producing the protein MAKLAVIAIGGNSLIRDNTRQTVEDQYAAVCETARHIAGMIEQGYEVIITHGNGPQVGFILRRSEIANEVAGMHFVPLVACGADTQGAIGYQIQQAMDNEFKKRGLDKSAITLVTQVVVDGNDPAFKKPTKPIGSFYTREQAEKIQQEHPDWIMVSDAGRGYRRVVASPLPLEIVEKEVIHKLALGGYCMIAVGGGGIPVIRREDGTFAGVDAVIDKDFAAGLLAAAVKADELIISTGVPKVYLSYGQPDEKALDRVTLAELKEYVRENHFAPGSMLPKIQAVIRFLENGGRKAIITNPESLEAAVAGKAGTHVIL; encoded by the coding sequence ATGGCTAAATTAGCTGTTATCGCTATTGGGGGCAATTCCTTAATCCGGGATAACACGCGCCAGACAGTGGAAGACCAGTACGCTGCCGTCTGCGAGACGGCCAGGCATATTGCCGGCATGATTGAGCAGGGGTATGAGGTCATCATTACCCATGGCAACGGACCGCAGGTCGGCTTTATTCTCCGGCGGTCGGAAATTGCCAACGAAGTGGCCGGCATGCATTTCGTGCCGCTGGTGGCCTGCGGCGCCGATACGCAGGGCGCCATCGGCTACCAGATCCAGCAGGCTATGGATAACGAGTTTAAGAAACGGGGCCTGGACAAATCCGCCATTACCCTGGTTACGCAGGTAGTGGTGGACGGTAATGACCCGGCTTTTAAAAAACCGACCAAGCCCATCGGCTCCTTCTATACCCGGGAGCAGGCGGAAAAAATCCAGCAGGAGCATCCGGACTGGATCATGGTAAGCGACGCCGGCCGGGGATACCGCCGGGTAGTGGCCTCGCCGCTGCCGCTTGAGATTGTCGAAAAAGAGGTCATTCATAAACTGGCGCTGGGCGGCTACTGTATGATCGCCGTCGGCGGCGGCGGTATTCCCGTCATCCGCCGGGAAGACGGCACCTTCGCCGGTGTCGACGCCGTTATTGACAAAGATTTTGCCGCCGGTCTGCTGGCCGCTGCGGTTAAGGCCGATGAACTCATCATTTCCACCGGGGTGCCGAAAGTGTATTTAAGCTACGGCCAGCCGGATGAGAAAGCCCTGGATAGAGTCACGCTGGCGGAATTGAAGGAATATGTCAGGGAAAACCATTTCGCACCCGGCAGCATGCTGCCCAAGATTCAGGCCGTCATCCGCTTTTTGGAGAATGGCGGCAGGAAAGCCATTATTACCAATCCGGAGTCGCTGGAAGCGGCAGTGGCCGGGAAAGCGGGAACTCATGTAATTTTGTAA
- a CDS encoding ornithine carbamoyltransferase: protein MQSIFRGRHFINLEDFTKEEVDTMLEVSLDLKKKFAMGVPTPYLLHQSMFLMFFEQSTRTRNSMEAGFAQLGGHAGFLDSSSMQIAHGESAKDTAIILSRFGHAIACRYCNWGYGNKYLTEMAKWSSKPIMNLQCDLYHPFQALADLMTMREKIGDLKRVKVSIIWAYAESHKKPISVPVSQVLLFPRYGMDVVLAHPQGWELPDWVIAQAKANAEKYGGSVTVTDNEAEAYAGAHIVIPKNWGNWVNDQTGVAAAGAVAVVDDKLKAQRFWKCTEAKMVTADKNVMYMHALPADRNNEVEDSVIDGPHSIVYDEAENRLHTAKAVMTLLMGGR, encoded by the coding sequence ATGCAATCCATTTTCAGAGGAAGACATTTTATCAACTTGGAAGATTTCACTAAAGAAGAAGTAGATACCATGCTCGAGGTCTCTTTGGACCTGAAGAAAAAGTTTGCCATGGGCGTGCCGACTCCCTATTTACTGCATCAATCTATGTTTTTAATGTTTTTCGAGCAATCGACCCGCACCAGAAATTCCATGGAGGCCGGGTTTGCCCAACTAGGCGGTCACGCCGGCTTTTTAGATTCCAGCAGCATGCAGATCGCCCACGGGGAAAGCGCCAAAGACACCGCCATTATTCTGTCCCGTTTCGGCCATGCCATTGCCTGCCGGTACTGCAACTGGGGCTATGGCAACAAATACCTTACCGAAATGGCTAAATGGTCGTCAAAACCCATCATGAACCTGCAATGCGATCTGTATCACCCGTTCCAGGCCCTGGCCGACCTCATGACCATGAGGGAGAAAATCGGCGATTTAAAACGGGTCAAAGTGTCCATTATCTGGGCGTATGCCGAAAGCCACAAAAAGCCGATTTCCGTGCCTGTATCCCAGGTGCTGCTGTTCCCCCGCTACGGTATGGATGTTGTCCTGGCTCACCCGCAGGGCTGGGAACTGCCTGACTGGGTAATTGCCCAGGCTAAGGCCAATGCCGAAAAATACGGCGGTTCGGTCACTGTTACCGACAATGAGGCCGAAGCCTATGCAGGCGCTCATATCGTAATCCCGAAAAACTGGGGCAACTGGGTGAACGACCAGACCGGTGTGGCCGCCGCCGGCGCCGTGGCGGTAGTGGACGACAAGCTCAAAGCCCAAAGATTCTGGAAATGCACCGAGGCCAAAATGGTTACCGCCGACAAAAACGTGATGTACATGCATGCCCTGCCGGCCGACCGCAACAACGAAGTGGAAGATTCGGTCATCGACGGGCCGCACTCCATCGTGTACGACGAAGCGGAAAACCGCCTGCATACTGCCAAAGCGGTAATGACCCTGTTAATGGGCGGCCGATAA
- a CDS encoding YgeY family selenium metabolism-linked hydrolase has protein sequence MKLEFEKILELAKKYEPDISKFLRDMIAIPSESCQEEQVILRIKEEMEKVGFDKVEIDPMGNILGYIGHGQHIIALDAHIDTVGVGNPENWQYDPYQGYEDDEIIIGRGASDQEGGMASMVYAGKIIKELGLEDNYTLVMVGSVQEEDCDGLCWQYIIQEDKLKPEFVVSTEPTDGKIYRGQRGRMEIKVMTTGVSCHGSAPERGDNAIYKMGPILSDLKALHENLMEHDFLGKGSLAVSEIFHTSPSRCAVADSCWISIDRRLTAGETGQHAIQQIKNLPSVKAAKAEVSMYTYERPAYTGLVYPTECYFPTWLIENEHPVCHTLVEAYQGLFKQEPQVDKWTFSTNGVAIMGRFGIPCIGFGPGHEDQAHAPNERTWKQELVDCAAMYAAIPLIYTQKYADKMTKETKNLV, from the coding sequence TTGAAACTGGAATTTGAAAAAATCTTGGAACTGGCGAAAAAGTATGAACCGGACATCAGTAAATTCCTGCGCGATATGATTGCCATCCCCAGCGAAAGCTGTCAGGAGGAACAGGTTATCCTGCGGATTAAGGAAGAAATGGAAAAAGTCGGTTTTGACAAAGTGGAAATTGATCCGATGGGCAACATTCTGGGCTACATCGGCCATGGCCAGCATATTATCGCCCTGGATGCCCATATTGACACTGTGGGTGTCGGTAATCCGGAAAACTGGCAATACGATCCGTACCAGGGCTATGAGGATGATGAAATCATTATTGGCCGGGGCGCCAGCGACCAGGAAGGCGGCATGGCTTCCATGGTGTATGCCGGCAAAATTATTAAAGAGCTCGGGCTGGAAGACAACTATACCCTGGTCATGGTCGGCTCGGTCCAGGAGGAGGACTGTGACGGCCTGTGCTGGCAGTACATTATTCAGGAAGATAAGCTTAAGCCCGAATTCGTGGTCAGCACTGAGCCGACCGACGGCAAAATTTACCGGGGCCAGCGGGGCCGGATGGAGATCAAGGTTATGACCACCGGTGTAAGCTGCCATGGCTCGGCCCCGGAACGGGGCGATAACGCCATCTATAAAATGGGCCCCATCCTAAGTGATTTAAAGGCCCTGCATGAAAACCTTATGGAGCATGACTTTTTGGGCAAAGGCAGTCTGGCGGTATCGGAAATCTTCCACACCTCGCCCTCCCGCTGCGCCGTAGCCGACAGCTGCTGGATTTCCATCGACCGGCGCTTAACGGCCGGCGAAACCGGTCAGCATGCCATTCAGCAAATTAAGAATCTGCCGTCGGTAAAAGCCGCCAAGGCCGAAGTCAGTATGTATACCTATGAGCGGCCGGCTTATACCGGTCTGGTATATCCGACCGAATGCTACTTCCCGACCTGGCTGATTGAAAATGAGCATCCGGTATGCCATACCCTGGTGGAGGCCTACCAAGGCCTGTTTAAGCAAGAGCCGCAAGTGGACAAATGGACCTTCTCGACCAACGGCGTTGCCATTATGGGGCGGTTTGGCATTCCCTGCATCGGTTTCGGCCCCGGCCATGAAGATCAGGCCCATGCGCCGAACGAACGTACCTGGAAGCAGGAGCTGGTTGACTGCGCCGCCATGTATGCCGCTATTCCGCTCATCTACACACAAAAATATGCGGACAAAATGACCAAGGAAACGAAAAATCTGGTGTAA
- the dpaL gene encoding diaminopropionate ammonia-lyase, whose protein sequence is MDRKIKWVKNQMMDKTEKSSIDFLSCQEIRKVREFHKSFPEYRQTPLRSLTELAGYLGVGGIYLKDESYRFGLKAFKVLGGSYAMGKYLAQRLGLDISKLAYRQLTTAAVRQQLGEITFTTATDGNHGRGVAWTANRLKQKAVVYMPKGSSLTRLENIRAEGAEASITDLNYDDAVRLATENARKYGWVVVQDTAWEGYEEIPAWIMQGYGTMALEALEQLQAAGVDKPTHVFVQAGVGSLAGAVQGFFASACQGDVPPTVVVESDQADCLYQSAVANDGRPRIVTGDLATIMAGLACGEPNTIGWNVLRDYSYLFASCPDWVAAKGMRLLGNPLGNDARVISGESGAVPAGLLAELMTNPELAAAKEKLGLNEKSKILLFSTEGDTDPVKYRDIVWNGEYPAPAK, encoded by the coding sequence ATGGACCGGAAAATCAAATGGGTTAAAAATCAGATGATGGACAAAACGGAGAAATCATCGATTGACTTTTTGAGCTGCCAGGAAATTCGCAAAGTGCGCGAGTTCCATAAGAGTTTCCCTGAATATCGCCAAACTCCGCTGCGAAGTTTAACAGAGCTGGCCGGGTATCTGGGCGTCGGCGGTATATATCTGAAAGATGAATCCTACCGCTTTGGCCTGAAGGCCTTTAAAGTCCTGGGCGGCTCGTATGCGATGGGGAAATACCTGGCGCAGCGTCTGGGGCTGGACATCAGCAAGCTGGCTTACCGGCAGCTAACCACGGCGGCAGTCCGGCAACAATTGGGCGAGATCACCTTTACGACCGCAACTGACGGCAATCATGGCCGGGGTGTTGCCTGGACGGCCAACCGGCTCAAGCAAAAAGCGGTGGTGTATATGCCCAAAGGATCGTCCCTTACCCGCCTGGAGAATATCAGGGCCGAAGGCGCCGAAGCATCTATCACCGATCTGAATTATGATGACGCCGTCCGGTTAGCTACAGAAAATGCCAGGAAATATGGCTGGGTGGTAGTACAGGATACCGCCTGGGAAGGGTACGAAGAAATCCCCGCCTGGATTATGCAGGGGTACGGGACCATGGCGCTGGAAGCGCTTGAACAACTCCAGGCCGCCGGGGTCGACAAGCCGACTCACGTGTTCGTGCAGGCCGGGGTAGGCTCTTTAGCCGGCGCCGTGCAGGGTTTCTTTGCCTCAGCCTGTCAGGGTGACGTTCCCCCAACGGTGGTCGTGGAGTCCGATCAGGCCGACTGCTTATATCAATCGGCAGTGGCCAATGACGGCAGGCCCCGCATTGTCACCGGGGACCTGGCCACCATCATGGCCGGTCTGGCCTGCGGCGAACCCAATACCATCGGCTGGAATGTACTGAGAGACTATAGCTATCTGTTTGCGTCCTGTCCGGACTGGGTGGCGGCTAAAGGCATGCGGCTCTTAGGCAATCCGCTGGGCAATGACGCCAGAGTAATTTCCGGCGAGTCGGGGGCCGTTCCCGCCGGGCTCCTGGCCGAGCTGATGACAAACCCGGAGCTGGCGGCGGCAAAAGAGAAACTCGGCCTCAATGAAAAGTCCAAAATTCTGTTGTTCAGTACCGAGGGCGATACCGATCCGGTGAAATACCGCGATATTGTCTGGAACGGCGAATATCCTGCTCCTGCTAAATAA